In Mytilus edulis chromosome 3, xbMytEdul2.2, whole genome shotgun sequence, the genomic window aaattttacatatatacaaaGTTTTTAAGCAAGAAATTTAGATTTCTCTTACCTCCTATCAAATTGCAGGTCATGAAAATTTTGGCAAGTTCTGAATTATACTTGTATTCACAATACCATATAGAATAATtgtctttttcaaaatttttccaaaaatatgGAAGTGCAAATTCTAATGTGTCCTTATTGGAATATTCACGTTTAAATTCGTCCATGTTGAattttctgaaaaagaaaaagcttcaataaaaaaatcacaaaaatctaTTTTCACTTTGACTCTGAAGATTTGTAATCATGACTCAGCGTGTGTGGTTATTTGAAAGACTTTGAGCTTGACTAAAACCATTGTCAGGACAATGTATTCACTATAAATTTGGTAAGGAAATTTTAAACTTGTCTTTACAAGAACTACagttcaaatacaatacagttgcATCAAGACTGCACCgtgacacactgaaatgtctcacctttaCCTATCATGACTGAATTACTGGTATGttgaaattgtttaatattaaattataCTTACTgtatcaattaaataaaataacctTATTAACAATAAATGTGAATGAGGTCAGGGTCATATGAACCCTACAAGACAGaattgtacaccttacaatcatacaATGTACCATACACCAGATATATAGATATTCTATTGCTTATCCAAAAAACATACCTAAATATGGAAATTGAACATCAAAAATTAGGTCAAATTCTAATGAACTATGCGAAACATGTGCACCATGCAATAATTTAGTatacaaccaggtgctccgcagggcgcagctttatacgaccgcagaggtcgaaccctgaacagttggggcaagtatggacaaaacattcaagcgtgatacagctctgaatttggattgtgatcaaatttttgacattacatgttttttttttacacaaaacaaatgtcaagattttacaaatcaattaaagatttcttcttcaaactttttaaatctaaaattaaatagttgatcatgacacagcataggtttctgacacagaacgaatgtggtctaatgaactttaaagtttttttttgcctttgagcaattcactatgctgttgaatattaatcctctcaaaaaaatgtttgaagaaattttctttttatttatgaaatctgaaatgagaaaaatttaaccccccccccttttttttcacatccccgtttccctttttccaaaactgatatcaattcaaatttctaatggagtttgcaacaataactactcttttaaatacatcataaaatattaaaatgtaaaataaagtgcttgttatcactgaatggtaaagattggttggtagtaaaagtgaatatacattgtttattgtataaaacaataaaaaaaacttcatcagcaacattttatattggcaaatttccaatgaagttatttacataaagttattggcaaataaaaatagaaaatgacatcatagtcatgtctggcaaatgtccaacatacattatctaaaaacattttagataagataaggaaaaaaagcttcatcagcaacattttatattggcaaatttccaatgaagtcatttacataaagttattggcaaataaaaatagaaaatgacatcatagtcatgtctggcaaatttccaacatatattatcaactactattctatacaaagaaagataactccaattgaaaattaattgctattgcacaattattgcacaatattgtgcaattagatatttcttgctattgtgcaatactgtgcaattgaaaatttcttgctattgcacaatatttcatatggaatcctgatttggaccaacttgaaaactgggcccataatcaaaaatcaaagtacatatttagataaagcatatcaaataagcccaagaatttaatttttgttaaaatcaaacttagtttaattttggaccctttggaccttaatgtagaccaatttgaaaactggaccaaaaattaagaatctacatacacagttagattttgcatatcaaagaacccatttattcaatttttgatgaaatcaaacaaagtttaattttagacccccatttggaccaacttgaaaactaggccaataattaaaaatctaagtacatttttaaattcagcatatcaaagaaccccaaggattcaatttttgttaaaatcaaactaagtttaattttggaccctttggaccttaatgtagaccaatttgaaaacgggaccaaaagttaagaatctacatacatagttagattcggcatatcaaagaaccccaattattcaatttttgatgaaatcacacaaagttcaattttggaccctttgggccccttattcctaaactgttaggaccaaaactcccaaaatcaataccaaccttccttttgtggtcataaacattgtgtttaaatttcattgatttctatttacttaaactaaatttattgtgcgaaaacctagaataatgcttatttgggcccttttttggcccctaattcctaaactgttggaaccaaaactcccaaaatcaatcccaacctttcttttgtggtcataaaccttgtgtcaaaatttcatagatttctattaacttaaactaaagttatagtgcgaaaaccaagaaaatgcttatttgggccctttttggcccctaattcctaaaatgttgggaccaaaactcccaaaatcaataccaaccttccttttgtggtcataaaccttgtcttaaaatttcatagatttccattcacttttactaaagttagagtgcgaaaactaaaagtattcggacgccggacgacgacgacgacgccaacgtgatagcaatatacgacgaaaaatttttcaaattttgcggtcgtataaaaaatagtTGACACATTGCCAAATGACTGATAGTCATTGCATTGTTATTCCTGTCTCGGAAGACAAAAAAACAGTCTAGGTCCATGAAACATATGCAAGATCTAATACCTCTGACAACCAATTCTATATTCATGCTTTGCCattgtaatatgaaattgtgaaTAGATATAACAAAACTAACAATAAAACAACTTCACAAAACTGATTAAAAGCATTTAATTTGCGACTAAAACTTTAAATTATTAATACAAAACCAAAACttaattttaaactatttttaatgtttgttttcttgaAGGAAAGAGGAAAAGAATATACAATATTTTTACCCTGCAGGAAATGGAGCAAATGGATCTTTCTCATTCTTTTTGGGTgcatcatcatcatcttcatcatcatctTTTTTCTACAAATTAAATATATCTAGAACATAAATCTACTATATAactctttatttatatttctataaAGCCTGAAGGTTTGAAATATGTATGGACTAACATACCAATTTCTTGAATAACATATTTCCTAATGAgtcaaaaaagtataaaaatattgaCTAGGCTTGAGAACATATGTTGACTTAAAGGTAACATTCTTTTTTTCAGCATGAAGTTATAGTCAAGAActcaatatttttataacattttggctttttttctatttgaaatcgCCACAGTAACCAAATTGACTAAATTATCATACATACATAtgtgctatattcaatttgaaagatgtAGCACAGTAGGGTCATGCTACAACTTCAAACAAACATATTGATGCCCACCCAAGTCCAACACCTTTTTAGGTGTCAGGATTTATTATTCACCTCGttaaaaaaattacttgcaacACACGACATAAAATATGAAGGTATTCAATTTACAACTTTCAATCTAATTCTTTTTAACTTCTTTACCGCTGGTTTTTCTTTTTTGGGTTGTGCTTTGGGTTTTTCTGCtggtttcttttctttctttccaCCATCAGCTTTACCATGGAGTTCCTGATATTTCTTagctaaaaaagttaaaaggtacttcaattatattttgtagtAATACTTTAATATGTATTTATAGCACTGTGTTAGGCAAAGGGAGACAACAGTTATACCATAAGAAAAGAGGCATGAATTTGCTTATTCTCATAACTTATTAAATATATCATGTACTCAGAATATAAAAGGTTCTGGAAGTGTAAATTTGTAGACTTTAATGGTCATTCAAAACAGAAAACCTCTTATAAGAGCTGAAAACCATGTATGGAACATGTAGACTTTAGAAACAATGTTTGCTAATAAAGACTCGGAGTTCAAAGTTTTTCTTTCCTCAACACATTTACAACATTGTATTTATAACAATGTTATGATTGCCGTGAGGAGTAATGATTCCATGGTGCCAACATCTACTTCATTTATTCTCTATTAGATTGTTGTCTTATTGATTGGCAATTATATCAAATCTTATTTTAATaatcatataaaaagaaatagaTGAGTTTTCCCCAACTCAATTTGTAGATATTCTAAAACCTTTTGAAAcagtaaaaaacaaaatgtgtccAATGTACACGGATGCCGCACTCACACTGTCATTTTTCTTGTTCAATGGAccataaaaattggtaaaaagcctaatttggcattaaaattaaaaagatcataccattgggaacacgtgtactaagtttcaaattgattggacttcaacttcatcaaaaactaccttgaccaaaatttttaacctgaagtgggacagacagacggacaaacagaccagaaaacataatgcccctctgctattgtaggtggggcataaatatcaattaattgAATTATGGTAGGATCTCAAAATGATTGCCAATTCATTGTTGTTGTAAACCAAATGCACCTCTTCCAGAGTCATCTTCTCTTGGTAAAAGTATTTCAACTTTGGTCAACGAAGAACAATGTTGAAAAGTTTCATTTAGTCTGCAATAAATAACATGAATGATCAAGATACCTGAAAGTCCTTATAGCTTATCATTACAAATTCTGGAAACTCTCCAAAAGGCACCCAAGAAATGTATTTAGCAAGAGCCAATACTTCGAAACTTATCTTCATGACATAGCACACAGTAATGACACTGGCCCTTTGAATCAGTCGAATTATAAATCATGTATGGAACATGTAGACTTTAGAAACAAGATTTGCCAATAAAGACTCGGAGTTCCAAGTTTTTCTTTCCTCAACACATTTACAACATTCTATTTATTACAATGTTATATTTGCCGTGAGGAATCCAGTTTTCATTCTTACATAAGAAAATTAAGTTTGAACTTGTGGTACTAGTATATAATTAAGTTTGAACTTATGGTACTATATCTTGAGACTTCTAGTAAGTTGATTACTTTACGTCTACCTTATTTGGTCTCTGGCAGAttgtggtctcattggcaatcataccacatattttcatattcaataaaaaaaaattaagatgtgTGTAGTCTACCGAATTTGTTGATATTCTGAgacctttttaaaaaatttaaacgaTTTAAATTATAGTGGTATCTCAAAATGGCTGTGAAATCattgttaaacaaataaaataaactattttttaactTCAAAAACAACATTATATGCTTGTTGCCTGCTGAATTTGCATAAattctaaaacttttttttctttcttaaaagtTAAATGACAGAAAGATTTAAGCATTCAGCTGTTAAAGCACATTCAagattaatatttttctttttttcagtcaCATTTGAtagtttgaatgaattatttctatGACTACAGTCATTACAATACATACAAGCAATTACAGCCAAATTACTTGAGTGTTAAGGTAATATCTTTAATAAGTTTacttgctagctgaactgtgatATCATTATTTGGTTAGGTATACTACTCTTCTGTTAGAGTAGACTGGTCTAACAGATGACCAATCTTTCTGTCTATAGGACAAAACTActccgaaaggagggtagtatacatAATAACCTAATAATGATTTCACATTCCAGCTAGCAAGCATGTATAGCGGTTAAAATTGAATCAGTAGTTTCATAGAGAAGAAATGCATGCTGTTATTACCATCAAATTCTGCCATCTTCTCACAGAATTTAAAATCTCCAATGACTTTTTTAAACTGAGGTTGGTTAACAAGTGTTTTAAACCATCTGTTGACATTTGTGAAAGACTCTACAAACTTGGGATCTAAAACCTGTAACAATAATTAAccttaaatagttaaaataatcATCAAAATACTTGGAAAACAAAGCATTTTCACTCAACCATATTCttatcaattttcaaaatggaTGTGCTATGTATAGTAACTGCATTTTTTTGGTAATGAATGCATCTTATCAATGTTTATATTAATATAGAAATTTCATCTGAATATCAAAGTTTCATCAATACAGTAGATAAAGTTAACTATTgcaccttttatagcttactatgcttggttttgatcattgttgaaggtcatacagtgacCGATACCTCTAATTTCAACATCATCTGGTTATggtggaaagatgtctcattgacaatcacactGTATATTCTAATTGTTATACCACTTGGTCACCAAGCAGTATGTTTTCTTactcaattcttaaataaatgtacatgtagttattCTGAATATGAAAAAGTTGTACAGTATCAACCATTTCATGTGATCAGAAAGAACATTTCTCTGCCTTCAGTTCTTACACATTTGCCATTTTAAACCAGCAAACATGCCTTTGATGAAGGTTCTACCTTATTGGAAGccattcaaacaaaaataaaaggatTATGAACTTTCaacatgaatatcaaatatgtGTCACTATATAGCAAAGGCTAGAAACAATCCTTCAATCAGGTGTATGTCTGCCTATGTCACTGTATGTGTaacagagatgggtccgattactttcaatgtaattgattaaataacaattactttgtcatttgtacgattaaattaaattaatgattacatcatttctgaaagtatctgattaaattaatgattacattggcaaagtaatcatgattacatctgattacaatgaattttaaaacaaacattttgaatgatgtggatgaataaacgtttaatataactatagcatttttgagaacgtattttatttggttcaattataaaatgataacttcaaattaaacgtcatctatttaaataaacaccaaatttcactacatatatatacattacactttatcaccaatgttctctaaattattttgaattaaatttaataaagatatatcataatcaaagagtttttttgtttgtcttctgacctctttcataatttatatgtattccaagttgcagtttatggaagtttaaatatggatgaaataaagttacatttgtaccagttaaaactatgttaaattttaatagaaatgtttaatcaaattgtaaacaatatgtattaAAGTACTAAAAACCATTGCATTTTACACgtccagtccaaatacaaaaaaaagtttaaacaacatatttgtccaacttttaatttagtttgtgctaattagataaactttcatgtctgatttatcttttatcatatatatttccctacagctatactcaattggtaattgcaataaaaacaaaccttaattagtctcctacctgtcaattcaaagttgacaaaaatcacaaaaattaacaaaagattataattcaagGTTAAAGTAAAGTGTTACTTGAATATATAacattattatcaaatattaatatgaagatcattataaaacgatgaatatacatgtatgtacaatatcttttactaagataaaaggtatataattgtattatatgtctctgcttagggcttaggctaatgatgacttttcaatactgtaacagtttattttttactgaagtagacaagcttaaagtaaccaaaccattttagtatgttaaaaatttatcaaatatgaacaaagaggttcatttaatgaccaaaaacacaattttagatttttttcattgtaatcagaatgtaatcaaaaagtaatcatgattacagggtattttgaaaagtaattgattaaattaaattacatgtaatcagatttttggctgattaatgattacactgattacttgaaaaattgtaatcaattacagctgattaacgattacaattacaattaccccaagtctgaaTTGTGTAATTTATATCTTGTCCACCtgatttcttatgattaagaaatTCCACACAGTCATTTAAATGGTGTCTAGAAAATCAACCTGACAATGGTACAACTCAGTTATAGACAACAGCAATCATTGATAATGTTTATGAACTTTCCCCCCGTTAGTATGCATTGAAAAGATCAAATTGATTAGGATTGGCTTTAGCTGTGTAATTGACAAATTTTTGTAGACAAATCTTACCAATAGTTACTTACATATTTGTACAGGGACAATAGATTGCAAGCAACACTAATGTCAGCCTGGGTGATGCGTTCTCCTACCAGGTATGTACGTGTCAGCAGGTAGTTGTCTAACACAGACAGAGCTTTCTTCACCTGGGCCTTAGCACGCTCTGTTTcctaaacaaaaaaatcaacaagTTTTTACAAATGagttcatttttaaaattgcCTTTTCTCATTACACacatactataaaaaaaataatgccaatacaaatattatttcttCCAACATGAGGATTTCACCacacaaatttgaaataaaataattatctctGCTGAGTTAGGTTAAAAAATTACTTCTGTGgaattacaacttttttttacttCATGTCCGCctttaaatttaaaatgcaaaatttttATATCTCCAACTTTAATTACAAGCATCAGCAAATGCATAAATCATCAAGCTGGACAAAATTGtgatttaaacaattcaaattcaCTAACAAGATGTGCAAGCAAATTTTCAAGAAATGTTCCTGTACTTCATTTTTGTACTTCACAGTTCTACCTCTACAGATAAACTGTAATTTGCAACATATGTCCTTATCTTGTTCTCTTAATTTTACATACCGTTTTGTTATACTGCACAATACCTAGGCATGGGTATACCCAGGTACAAGATGCTGGAAGAATCTCATTGTCACCAAAATTAATCCACTGTAGGATGAATGATGCATCTTTGTCATTCTTACCCCTCAACTGAGTGTTcccaactaaaaaaaaaaattgacttcaTGAAATTCATCAATATGCCTTTGTTCATGAAATGAAGAACAAGATCAATAATTATGACTTTTCATCAGGAAAACTGGCAATCTAAAACTCCCAgccaattaagattggagtaggGGCACCTGCACAAACTTAATGTTGAAAGGCTAGATTTTAATGCAGAGTTCACTCAGCAACCTAAAccccaatatcatgaatataatgTTTAAATGATAAATGTTCAACTTCCAGTGCTAAATAAAAAGCATATTTCAGGGAGAGATGTTGTTGTGTTGAGAATTTAAATCCTTCTTTAGGTAAGCACACTTCCACAAATCAACAGAGACTGCTGTCAAgctttgaccttgaccttcatgGGGGTTGATCAGCCATAACATGCCTACTTTGAGAAATTAGTTTTTTAGTTTTTTCAAATATCTAGTCTCTTGAAGTCAAATTTTCTAAATAGAAGCATGTGAATCCTTTCCAACACCATGCATACATTTAAATCAGCCATCATTTCAACAACTTAGAGGTTGAATATTAATACCTCTTGCTTACACTACAATTCTGAAAATACAATCCAATGATAGCCTCCACTATTATCAGTCACCACTTTTTTAATTTTACCTTGTTTGTTCAAAGAATTTTAAGATTAACTTTCTGAatgatcaattttttttgttatttggcaaacacattaTTAGTTTATTCTCCTTAAAGATAGCCAGAAGATTAAGAACAATGGATGTGcttacagtgttctccccaggccgttttagcgccGCGATTTTCAGCGCTATTTCAATTTCCCGCTGTCCTATTGCACTGACCGCGTCGCTATCCCGTTCAACCGcgtcgctatattttttttcgcttttttttttaaatttcccgcTTATTTTTCTTTTCGGATCACGTGATTGACTGGTTAACGATTTTTGAAAGAATTATTAAAGTAACTCCGCGGGACCAgtctaataaattttacaaaatggcgTCGTTGAgagatcaaaataaacaaagatttcaacattgacatctatttaatgaatatatagaggcatatatgaatgaaatgagaAGAAATAAATTGACCGTATTTCCCAACGACATTCACAAACTTGTTTAACGAACTTTGAACAAACACTGATTTTAACAACGATCAAATTGACTTCAATGAGCTAGTCTTTGAAGTATTAATTATCACCCAATCGAACTAATACCTGTTTAATCAGCAATTCTACAGTAATGAATTTTACCCTTTGAAAACAATTAAGAGGATATGATTATAAAAACAAACCCCAAGCTGATACTAGACTTGAGAAATTCACTTTCTCGATGTCCAGCTTGGGTGAAGCCAAGTTAAACGTCGTAAGGTTAACAGAACACTGCTACATGTTTTCGCTTTATAAAGATGCCGAAACGTATGAAAGGAATGGACAGTgctaacagagacatataatacatgtctcGGGTGCTGAAAAGTtcatttctaaattatatttaaGGGAAGTTTTACCCCCTTCTCTGACAACGTTATCTCGTCCATTTTTTGAACCATCTACGATTATATCATTACTTTTTTTGCGTTTACAACCGAACTGTCGAACCTGTAttgctaacccgaataattcagtcgttatattccgctgatctacgatggctgctcgtgtgggagaaaatcggacacggaaagggcttgaattattcgagttactgAATTGCTTGAAAGAAGCATCCCTGTTATCAAGGGATTCATTATAAGCCCGTATTTTACGATTACTTGACCATACATGGCTCTTTTTCAAATGGATAAGGGAATAAAACTAAACgaaaattttgtgtaaatatatataaaatatcgaTATTTGTCAACCaatcatcaatatatcttaattaaatattgctttaaatttaatgtaaTCAGAGGATGGCTTGGATAAGGAATAGTATTTAATGCTAAAAAAAAGACATAGGTGTAAACAGGAAGTTATGTCAGCcagtaagggagataatttgggaGGGAAAGACCTAAGAGAAGTATTGTCAAATCTTGACAAACTTATCTGGTGGCATgtattcaaatgtttataaaattatcaaacaaaaccTTTAAAGGTGGTAGTTGTTTCAATTGGCATTCATAATGTATTTGATTGGTAATTcacctttgaaataaaaaaatctctttaaaatgatttgaatattattaaaagggCAATTTCATTTCTTCCTTTGAAATACTATactcatttttattgaaaagttgTACTTTGCTagaaatgttaataaaagtaaatgtaaaaaataccaaTCTTGTCATTGAAAACTTTCTCACAGAAGCTGACAATGACTTTATTGTTGGTCCTACATGTTCTGCAACATTACCTGTTAGTGATAAGAAATCTTCACATCTAGGCAGTCTGGTATAGACTCACCATGGAAAAGACTTCTCCTTGGGTTTTATAGACAGATAATATGAGGATTATATGTATTTACAATGGAGACAAAAAGACTTttcttctatcatgtctatatccAGACAATAACATTAGCAAACAAAGGGGTAACTtccatgagcatgatgaggacatcataacaagagaaaacatcaatagcattatataagaaaaacacataacaaatcaattacaaaccAACCGCGCGCCGCGACAAAGTTACTGAGAATTGTCGAAAATCACGCGCTTACCAcagcgctatccaaaaatcctggggagaacactggctTACATTTACATGATGTAGTACATGCATATTGCTCTTTTTTTGTGGTCCGACTTAACGTAGCATGTGCATGTCTAATTGTATGCATACATTTTGTAATTCATGcgagtaaaaataaaatatataaagtacATACGAAAGTGTGCAATGGCATTGCTTTCAAATATGCAATCTCCTCCAGCTGTAACAAATGCTggaacctgaaaaataaaatgacatacatttTAAAACTTACAAATACATACATTAGATCCATCTTACTTAATTTATAATCAagtgaaaattaatattttccaTTGCCACTCTCCATAATAATCATTAAGATCTAAATCTTAAATAGGGATGTGAACATTGGCATTATTGATAAAAGttggttattttttcttttttacattaaATCCTATGAAGACAAGAGAAAGTAAATATACATCATGATCATTCTGGACCATAATATACTGCATGTAGTTATTCTGAATATGATCACGCCTAAATTTATTAACCTGGTCATCTGATCAGAACAAACCTTGCTCTTCCTTCAGTTCTTACACATTTGCCATATGAACCAGCAAACATGCCTTGAAGGTTGCATCTTATTGGAAGACATAATTTCCTAAATGATTATTATTCTGAATGTTCATTAAGCTAGTAACAATGGATTAATGTGTTGACCGCCATTATGACACTGCCATACATCTTTACTTCTTTTTAATTTGCTATCAAGAACCCAATATTACCACACTATAATGATTATGAATTTtaatgtccagtggaaaatattacaagCACATCAAGAGAAAATGTATAGCAATTTGTGTTCTGTCGTGACTTTATTCAACAATTACTGTATTAGTTTTAACTTGTTTTCCAAATTTTGTCTTATCTTATGTATTTGTATGTAATGTGATGAAAACTCTTTATACTAGGACCATCCGAgtgtaat contains:
- the LOC139516935 gene encoding elongation factor 1-gamma-like, giving the protein MATGTLYTYPDNFRAFKAQIAAEYSRTTIKLASFKFGETNQTPDFLSKFPLGKVPAFVTAGGDCIFESNAIAHFLGNTQLRGKNDKDASFILQWINFGDNEILPASCTWVYPCLGIVQYNKTETERAKAQVKKALSVLDNYLLTRTYLVGERITQADISVACNLLSLYKYVLDPKFVESFTNVNRWFKTLVNQPQFKKVIGDFKFCEKMAEFDAKKYQELHGKADGGKKEKKPAEKPKAQPKKEKPAKKDDDEDDDDAPKKNEKDPFAPFPAGKFNMDEFKREYSNKDTLEFALPYFWKNFEKDNYSIWYCEYKYNSELAKIFMTCNLIGGFFQRVEKLRKNAFGSMCIFGEDYKNSISGVWFWKGPKLAFELSPDWQIDYESYEWKKLDPTTPETKKMVEEYWSWEGDFGGKKFNQGKIFK